One region of Pseudomonas alvandae genomic DNA includes:
- a CDS encoding autoinducer binding domain-containing protein gives MDEWKDLQLRKLSCEQDLQKAYRLVMNFFNNQGFEYCAFTAYSGLPGRCASKINLNNYPYGWDRLYEQNGYAANDPLVAHCNQSALPILWDEHVFSEAPKLREDLVRQGLRYGWTQAVHDEKSSCYSLFSLARTHCRIDAEEHYGNLGYAIFASQKLHTLASKKLARLPSPKTCPLSPREIEVLRWSAEGKTASEVGRILCLSERTVNFHVCSCMRKLNVTNKISAVAKAAHIHVI, from the coding sequence ATGGACGAATGGAAAGATTTGCAACTAAGAAAACTATCGTGTGAACAGGACTTGCAAAAAGCCTATCGCCTGGTCATGAATTTCTTTAATAATCAGGGCTTTGAATACTGTGCCTTTACAGCTTATTCAGGACTGCCAGGTCGATGTGCCAGCAAGATAAACCTCAATAATTATCCTTATGGATGGGACAGGCTCTATGAACAAAATGGTTACGCTGCTAACGATCCACTAGTGGCGCACTGCAATCAATCCGCTCTGCCTATTCTATGGGACGAACATGTTTTTTCCGAAGCCCCCAAGTTGCGGGAGGACTTAGTTCGACAGGGCCTCAGGTATGGCTGGACCCAAGCTGTCCATGATGAAAAGAGTTCTTGCTACAGCTTGTTCAGCCTCGCCAGGACTCATTGCCGTATTGACGCAGAAGAGCATTATGGGAACCTCGGCTACGCCATTTTTGCCAGCCAGAAGCTGCATACGCTGGCGAGCAAAAAATTGGCCAGGCTGCCTTCGCCAAAGACATGTCCTCTCTCGCCTCGCGAAATTGAAGTATTGAGATGGTCCGCCGAAGGCAAGACCGCCTCGGAAGTCGGCAGGATCCTTTGCCTTTCCGAACGCACCGTGAACTTCCATGTTTGTAGCTGCATGCGCAAATTGAACGTGACCAATAAAATCTCGGCGGTGGCCAAGGCGGCCCATATTCACGTGATTTGA
- a CDS encoding methyltransferase has protein sequence MPLLDSPFAQLDLIRQPEQQNEPLQAFDAADEYLLAYLAEQQPCAGTHVLVLNDSFGALAASLTGKVQVTSSGDSFLAFQALEKNLVRNGLPFDAVPTVPASEPVAGPFDRVLVKVPKTLALLEEQLIRLQGQLAPGAQVIAAAMVKHLPRAAGELLERYIGPVQASLAVKKARLLIATPQAKPPATSPYPTRYGLDEPKIELLNHANVFCREGLDIGTRAFLPHLPKNLGSARVADLGCGNGVLAIASALANPDARYTLVDESYMAVQSAAENWRAALGEREVVVRAGDGLAGQEAQSLDVVLCNPPFHQQQVVGDFLAWRMFQQAREALVVGGALYIVGNRHLGYHSKLARLFRGVEQVAATPKFVILKARK, from the coding sequence ATGCCTTTGCTTGACAGTCCCTTCGCCCAACTCGACCTGATCCGCCAGCCCGAACAGCAGAACGAACCGCTGCAGGCTTTCGACGCGGCCGACGAATACCTGCTTGCGTACCTGGCCGAGCAACAACCGTGCGCCGGTACCCACGTGTTGGTACTCAATGACAGCTTCGGCGCCCTGGCAGCCAGCCTTACCGGCAAAGTGCAGGTCACCAGCAGCGGGGACTCGTTCCTGGCCTTCCAGGCATTGGAGAAAAACCTGGTACGCAACGGCCTGCCCTTCGATGCGGTGCCGACCGTACCCGCCAGTGAACCGGTGGCCGGCCCCTTCGACCGAGTGCTGGTGAAAGTCCCCAAGACCCTGGCCCTGCTGGAGGAACAACTGATCCGGCTGCAAGGCCAACTGGCGCCAGGTGCGCAAGTCATTGCCGCGGCGATGGTCAAGCATCTGCCCCGGGCCGCCGGTGAGTTGCTGGAACGTTACATCGGCCCGGTCCAGGCCTCGCTGGCGGTCAAGAAGGCTCGCCTGTTGATTGCCACGCCACAAGCCAAGCCACCGGCCACCTCCCCTTATCCCACGCGTTATGGCTTGGACGAGCCGAAAATCGAGCTGCTCAACCACGCCAACGTGTTCTGTCGCGAAGGGCTGGACATCGGCACCCGTGCCTTCCTGCCGCACCTGCCAAAAAACCTGGGCTCGGCGCGGGTCGCGGACCTGGGTTGCGGCAACGGCGTGCTGGCCATCGCCAGCGCCCTGGCAAACCCGGACGCTCGCTACACCCTGGTGGACGAGTCATACATGGCCGTGCAATCGGCCGCCGAAAACTGGCGGGCCGCCCTGGGTGAGCGCGAAGTTGTCGTGAGGGCGGGAGACGGCTTGGCCGGGCAAGAAGCGCAGTCCCTGGATGTGGTGCTGTGCAACCCGCCCTTCCACCAGCAGCAAGTGGTGGGCGACTTCCTCGCCTGGCGCATGTTCCAGCAAGCCCGCGAAGCGCTGGTGGTCGGCGGCGCCCTGTACATCGTCGGCAACCGGCACCTGGGCTACCACAGCAAGCTGGCGCGCCTGTTTCGGGGCGTCGAGCAAGTGGCCGCCACGCCGAAGTTCGTGATTCTCAAGGCTCGCAAATAG
- a CDS encoding DUF2474 domain-containing protein has protein sequence MAKPDLKDIEAAEKKPLWQRLGWLAVIWAGSVLALFVVASLMRMFMNAAGLTTH, from the coding sequence ATGGCCAAGCCTGACTTGAAGGACATCGAGGCCGCTGAGAAAAAACCGTTATGGCAGCGGCTCGGTTGGCTGGCGGTGATTTGGGCTGGCAGTGTGCTGGCGCTGTTTGTGGTCGCCAGCCTGATGCGGATGTTCATGAACGCAGCGGGGCTGACGACTCACTGA
- the cydB gene encoding cytochrome d ubiquinol oxidase subunit II, producing the protein MGIDLPLIWAVVIIFGIMMYVIMDGFDLGIGILFPFVKGERDRDVMMNTVAPVWDGNETWLVLGGAGLFGAFPLAYSVVLSALYLPLILMLIGLIFRGVAFEFRFKARAEKRHLWDKAFIGGSLTATFFQGVALGAFIDGFEVVNRQYAGGSLDWFTPFTMFCGLALIAAYALLGCTWLIMKTEGKLQEQMHDLARPLAFVVLAVIGIVSIWTPLAHADIAARWFTLPNLFWFLPVPILVLVTMYGLFRAVARNANYTPFILTLVLIFLGYSGLGISLWPNIVPPSISIWDAASPPQSQGFMLVGTLFIIPLILVYTFWSYYVFRGKVTHDDGYH; encoded by the coding sequence ATGGGTATTGATCTTCCGCTGATCTGGGCCGTGGTCATCATCTTCGGCATCATGATGTACGTAATCATGGACGGCTTCGACCTGGGCATCGGCATTCTCTTCCCCTTCGTCAAGGGCGAGCGCGACCGCGACGTGATGATGAACACCGTCGCGCCGGTCTGGGACGGTAACGAAACCTGGCTGGTGCTGGGCGGCGCCGGGCTGTTCGGGGCGTTCCCGCTGGCCTATTCGGTGGTGCTCTCGGCGTTGTACCTGCCGCTGATCCTGATGCTCATCGGCCTGATCTTCCGGGGCGTGGCGTTCGAGTTTCGCTTCAAGGCCAGGGCCGAGAAGCGGCACTTGTGGGACAAGGCGTTCATCGGTGGTTCGCTGACGGCGACGTTCTTCCAGGGCGTTGCGCTGGGGGCGTTCATCGACGGCTTCGAGGTGGTCAATCGCCAATACGCTGGCGGCTCCCTGGACTGGTTCACGCCATTCACGATGTTCTGTGGCCTGGCGCTGATTGCCGCCTACGCCTTGCTCGGCTGTACCTGGCTGATCATGAAGACCGAAGGCAAATTGCAGGAACAGATGCACGATCTGGCGAGGCCGCTGGCCTTCGTGGTACTGGCGGTGATCGGCATCGTCAGTATCTGGACGCCGCTGGCCCACGCCGATATCGCGGCCCGCTGGTTTACCCTGCCGAACCTGTTCTGGTTCCTGCCGGTACCTATCCTGGTGCTCGTGACCATGTACGGGTTGTTCCGCGCCGTGGCCCGCAACGCCAACTACACGCCATTCATCCTGACGCTGGTGCTGATTTTCCTCGGCTACAGCGGCCTGGGCATCAGCCTGTGGCCGAACATCGTGCCGCCGTCCATTTCGATCTGGGACGCCGCGTCACCGCCACAGAGCCAGGGCTTCATGCTGGTCGGCACGTTGTTCATCATTCCGTTGATCCTGGTGTACACCTTCTGGAGCTACTACGTGTTCCGCGGCAAGGTGACCCATGACGACGGCTACCATTGA
- a CDS encoding cytochrome ubiquinol oxidase subunit I, with product MFGLEALDLARIQFAFTISFHILFPAITIGLASYLAVLEGLWLKTRDDTYRDLYHFWSKIFAVNFGMGVVSGLVMAYQFGTNWSRFSDFAGAVTGPLLTYEVLTAFFLEAGFLGVMLFGWNRVGRGLHFFSTVMVAIGTLISTFWILSSNSWMQTPQGYEIVDGRVIPVDWLAVVFNPSFPFRLMHMSVAAFVATAFFVGSSAAWHLLRGRDNPAVRRMLSMAMWMALLVAPVQAVIGDFHGLNTLKHQPAKIAAIEGHWENVGDEPTPLILFGWPDMKAEKTKYAVEIPYLGSLILTHSLTDQVPALKEFPPEDRPNSTIVFWSFRVMVGLGFLMIFTGLCSLWLRRGHRLYQSRPFLHLVLWMGPSGLIAILAGWFTTEIGRQPWVVYGLMRTADASSGHSFAQMSFTLVMFVVVYFALFGAGLSYMMRLVRKGPVAHEAEPTDGGPGQKRTPARPLSAANEGDDEVDHNDSSHKGN from the coding sequence ATGTTCGGTTTGGAGGCGCTCGATCTCGCCCGAATCCAGTTTGCGTTCACGATCTCGTTCCACATCCTGTTCCCGGCCATCACCATCGGCCTGGCGAGTTACCTGGCGGTACTCGAAGGCCTGTGGCTCAAGACGCGGGACGATACCTACCGCGACCTGTACCACTTCTGGTCGAAAATCTTTGCCGTCAACTTCGGCATGGGCGTGGTGTCCGGGCTGGTCATGGCGTATCAGTTCGGCACCAACTGGAGCCGTTTCTCGGACTTCGCCGGTGCTGTAACCGGGCCGCTGCTGACCTATGAAGTGCTCACGGCGTTCTTCCTCGAAGCGGGTTTCCTCGGTGTGATGCTGTTCGGCTGGAATCGCGTCGGCCGCGGCCTGCACTTCTTTTCCACCGTCATGGTGGCGATCGGCACGCTGATCTCGACGTTCTGGATCCTGTCCTCCAATAGCTGGATGCAAACCCCGCAGGGCTACGAAATCGTTGATGGGCGGGTCATTCCGGTGGACTGGCTGGCGGTGGTGTTCAACCCTTCGTTCCCGTTCCGGCTGATGCACATGTCGGTCGCGGCCTTTGTGGCCACGGCGTTTTTCGTCGGCTCATCGGCGGCCTGGCACTTGCTGCGCGGCCGCGACAATCCAGCCGTGCGCCGCATGTTGTCGATGGCCATGTGGATGGCCTTGCTGGTGGCGCCGGTACAAGCGGTCATCGGCGACTTCCATGGCCTCAATACCCTCAAGCATCAACCGGCGAAAATTGCCGCGATCGAAGGCCACTGGGAGAATGTCGGCGACGAGCCCACGCCGCTGATCCTGTTCGGCTGGCCCGACATGAAGGCAGAAAAAACCAAATACGCCGTGGAGATCCCGTACCTGGGCAGCTTGATCCTGACGCACTCCTTGACCGATCAAGTGCCGGCCCTCAAGGAGTTCCCGCCTGAGGACCGGCCGAATTCGACCATTGTGTTCTGGTCGTTCCGGGTCATGGTGGGCCTGGGTTTCCTGATGATCTTCACCGGCCTGTGCAGCCTCTGGTTGCGTCGCGGTCACCGGCTCTATCAGTCCAGACCCTTCCTGCATTTGGTGCTGTGGATGGGGCCGTCCGGACTTATTGCGATTCTGGCGGGCTGGTTCACTACGGAGATCGGGCGTCAGCCGTGGGTGGTCTACGGCTTGATGCGCACCGCCGATGCTTCGTCCGGCCATAGCTTTGCGCAAATGAGTTTCACCCTGGTCATGTTCGTGGTGGTGTATTTCGCCCTGTTTGGCGCGGGCCTGAGCTACATGATGCGCCTGGTGCGCAAGGGCCCGGTGGCCCACGAAGCCGAGCCGACCGATGGTGGCCCTGGCCAGAAACGCACCCCGGCCCGTCCATTGTCGGCGGCCAACGAAGGCGACGACGAAGTGGACCACAACGACAGCTCGCACAAGGGGAATTGA
- a CDS encoding MFS transporter, whose amino-acid sequence MPSQAPLLLRHHRPFIAFWLARIFTASGFQMLTVAIGWNLYQLTGNVLDLGLVGLVEFAPRVLFMLHTGHVADRYDRRKVAAICQSLQAMIALALAIGSATDHITREMIFILAFLLGAARSFEMPTTQALLPSIVPAALFPRAVAAAQSAQQSATIVAPALGGLLYAFGSVWVYGPTVLLYIIACCLMLNLPARQTPLNKGKATLDSLLAGIRFIRSRPDILGAISLDLFAVLLGGATALLPVFAKDILLTGPWGLGLLRSAPAVGALLMSLWLARFAVERKVGRVMFTAVGVFGVATIAFGLSTSFWFSLAVLVVLGAADMISMVIRASFVQLETPDEMRGRVSAVNGLFIGASNQLGEFESGLTAHWFGTVPAVVMGGVGTLLVTGAWIKLFPTLAHRDRMHEPVDEAKA is encoded by the coding sequence ATGCCCAGCCAAGCACCGTTGCTGCTCCGTCACCATCGTCCCTTCATCGCCTTCTGGCTGGCCCGGATATTCACCGCCAGCGGTTTCCAGATGCTCACCGTGGCCATCGGCTGGAACCTTTATCAACTGACCGGCAACGTCCTCGACCTCGGGCTGGTCGGCCTTGTGGAATTCGCCCCGCGCGTACTGTTCATGCTTCACACCGGGCATGTGGCGGATCGATACGATCGACGCAAAGTCGCCGCGATCTGCCAATCATTGCAGGCGATGATCGCCCTGGCCCTGGCGATTGGCAGCGCCACCGACCACATCACGCGGGAGATGATCTTCATCCTCGCCTTCCTGCTCGGCGCGGCCCGGTCCTTCGAAATGCCGACCACCCAGGCCTTGCTGCCGAGCATCGTCCCGGCTGCGCTGTTTCCCCGGGCCGTGGCCGCCGCGCAATCGGCCCAGCAATCGGCGACCATCGTCGCCCCGGCCCTTGGCGGTCTGCTGTATGCCTTCGGCAGTGTCTGGGTCTATGGGCCGACCGTGCTGCTCTACATCATTGCCTGTTGCCTGATGCTCAACCTGCCTGCCAGGCAGACGCCGCTGAACAAAGGCAAGGCGACCCTCGACTCGCTGTTGGCCGGTATTCGCTTCATTCGCAGCCGCCCGGACATCCTCGGGGCGATCTCCCTGGACCTGTTCGCGGTGCTGCTGGGGGGCGCAACCGCGTTGCTACCGGTATTCGCCAAGGACATCCTGCTCACCGGGCCCTGGGGCCTGGGCCTGTTGCGTTCGGCGCCAGCGGTCGGTGCCCTGCTGATGTCGCTGTGGCTGGCGCGCTTCGCCGTAGAGCGCAAGGTCGGCCGGGTGATGTTCACCGCCGTGGGGGTGTTCGGTGTCGCCACCATCGCGTTCGGCCTCTCCACGTCATTCTGGTTTTCCCTCGCGGTGCTGGTGGTGCTGGGCGCGGCCGACATGATCAGCATGGTGATCCGCGCCTCCTTCGTACAGCTGGAAACGCCGGACGAGATGCGCGGACGGGTCAGCGCAGTGAATGGCTTGTTCATCGGCGCGTCGAACCAGTTGGGCGAATTCGAATCCGGCCTCACCGCCCATTGGTTCGGCACCGTGCCGGCAGTGGTCATGGGCGGCGTCGGCACACTGTTGGTGACGGGAGCCTGGATCAAATTGTTCCCGACCCTGGCCCACCGCGACCGGATGCACGAACCGGTGGACGAGGCGAAAGCCTAG
- a CDS encoding xanthine dehydrogenase family protein molybdopterin-binding subunit: MNAQSKTIGQPLNRVDGLLKVTGRARYAGEYPERGLLHGSVVSSAIARGRVVRIDASRALALPGVVAVIDHTNRPRIASYDEPYQDADAAEGSPFRPLFNERILYSGQPLALVVAENLELARYAGSLVDIEYEAEAHQTDLTIQQNEAHPAPAELPKPRGNFQGEYASSALSVDVSYSTPVEHHNPMEPHASTVLYQPDGSLNIHDKTQGAQNCQQYVQKVFGLEKEHVRVFAAFVGGAFGSGLRPQYQLPLAVMAALALKRSVRVSLTRQQMFTFGYRPRTFQRLQLGAAANGRLLAVAHSAIGQTSRFEDFTEHVVEWSGMLYHCDNVTLTYKLAPLDVYTPLDMRAPGAALGLIGLECAMDELACALAIDPVQLRLINYAERNENEDKPYSSKELRACYAEGAKRFGWDKRNPEPRSMRKDRQLVGWGMAGGVWEAMQQKASARASLDADGKLTVSSATTDIGTGTYTVMTQIAAEASGVSLENVTFVLGDSSLPTAPLQGGSFTVSSVGTAVQQACEALREKLLAVARQSCPEFSAATLEQVTFADGELRMGAARVALSELARKSGEMPLQAEVSAGPDEKRQAYATATHSAVFVEVLVDEDLGTVKVNRVVSAIAAGRVINPKTARSQILGGVVWGVGMALHEETLTDHALGRHMNHNLAEYHVPVNADIGDIDVVFVEEHDEIVNALGSKGVGEIGIVGVAAAVANAIYHATGKRVRDFPITLDKLL; encoded by the coding sequence ATGAACGCACAGAGCAAAACCATAGGGCAACCGCTGAACCGGGTCGATGGCCTGCTCAAGGTGACCGGTCGCGCCCGTTATGCCGGTGAATACCCCGAGCGTGGCTTGTTGCACGGCAGCGTGGTGTCCAGCGCGATTGCCCGCGGCCGCGTTGTGCGCATCGATGCCTCCCGGGCCTTGGCGCTGCCGGGCGTCGTCGCGGTGATCGACCACACCAATCGCCCGAGAATCGCCAGTTACGACGAGCCCTACCAGGATGCCGATGCGGCGGAGGGCTCACCGTTCAGGCCGCTGTTCAACGAGCGGATTCTCTACAGCGGCCAGCCGCTGGCCCTGGTGGTGGCCGAGAACCTGGAACTGGCCCGTTATGCCGGCTCGCTCGTGGACATCGAGTACGAAGCCGAGGCGCATCAGACCGACCTGACCATCCAGCAAAACGAAGCCCATCCGGCGCCAGCCGAATTGCCCAAGCCCCGTGGGAATTTCCAGGGCGAGTACGCCAGTTCGGCGTTGAGCGTGGATGTGTCCTACAGCACCCCGGTTGAGCATCACAACCCGATGGAGCCTCACGCCTCCACCGTGCTGTATCAACCCGACGGCAGCCTGAATATCCACGACAAGACCCAAGGCGCGCAGAACTGCCAGCAGTATGTGCAAAAAGTGTTCGGCCTGGAGAAGGAACACGTGCGGGTGTTTGCCGCGTTCGTAGGCGGCGCCTTCGGTTCCGGACTGCGGCCGCAATACCAATTGCCGCTGGCGGTGATGGCCGCGCTGGCGCTGAAACGCTCGGTACGCGTGAGCCTGACGCGCCAGCAGATGTTTACCTTCGGCTATCGGCCACGAACCTTCCAGCGCCTGCAACTGGGCGCCGCCGCCAACGGCAGGTTGCTTGCCGTGGCGCACTCCGCCATCGGCCAGACCTCGCGTTTCGAAGACTTCACCGAACACGTCGTGGAGTGGAGCGGCATGCTCTATCACTGCGACAACGTGACGTTGACCTACAAGCTGGCGCCGCTGGACGTCTACACGCCGCTGGACATGCGCGCGCCGGGCGCGGCCCTTGGGTTGATCGGCCTGGAATGCGCCATGGACGAGTTGGCCTGTGCCTTGGCAATCGACCCGGTGCAGTTGCGCCTGATCAACTACGCCGAGCGCAACGAAAACGAGGACAAGCCGTATTCCAGCAAGGAACTGCGGGCCTGTTACGCCGAAGGTGCCAAGCGTTTCGGCTGGGACAAGCGCAACCCGGAACCGCGCAGCATGCGCAAGGACCGGCAACTGGTGGGCTGGGGCATGGCCGGCGGCGTGTGGGAAGCCATGCAGCAGAAGGCCAGCGCCCGGGCATCGCTGGACGCCGATGGCAAGTTGACCGTCAGCAGCGCGACCACCGATATCGGCACCGGTACCTACACGGTCATGACTCAGATTGCCGCCGAGGCGTCAGGTGTTTCCCTTGAGAACGTCACCTTTGTTCTGGGTGACTCGTCGCTTCCGACGGCTCCGCTGCAGGGCGGTTCGTTTACCGTCTCGTCCGTGGGGACGGCGGTGCAGCAGGCCTGTGAAGCGCTCAGGGAAAAACTGCTCGCTGTGGCCCGGCAGTCCTGCCCTGAGTTCAGCGCCGCGACCCTTGAACAGGTCACGTTTGCCGACGGTGAGCTGCGCATGGGCGCGGCCCGTGTCGCGCTGTCGGAGCTGGCGCGCAAAAGCGGTGAAATGCCGTTGCAGGCCGAGGTCTCCGCCGGGCCGGACGAGAAACGCCAGGCCTACGCCACCGCGACGCACTCGGCCGTATTCGTTGAGGTGCTGGTGGACGAAGACCTCGGCACGGTGAAGGTCAATCGGGTCGTCAGCGCTATTGCCGCCGGACGGGTAATCAATCCGAAAACCGCCCGCAGCCAGATCCTCGGTGGCGTGGTCTGGGGCGTCGGCATGGCGCTGCATGAAGAAACCCTGACGGACCATGCCCTGGGCCGCCACATGAACCACAACCTGGCCGAATACCACGTGCCGGTCAACGCCGATATCGGTGACATAGACGTGGTTTTTGTCGAAGAACATGACGAGATCGTCAACGCCCTCGGTTCCAAGGGCGTCGGTGAGATCGGCATTGTCGGCGTGGCTGCCGCGGTGGCGAATGCGATTTACCACGCCACGGGCAAGCGGGTGCGGGACTTCCCGATCACCCTGGACAAGTTGCTCTAG
- a CDS encoding FAD binding domain-containing protein has protein sequence MNPFRYSKPDTLRAAVELSSAHSRFIAGGTNLLDLMKENLTRPEHLIDITGLPLADLSETPSGGVMIGALVSNADLAWHPWIERRYPLLSQAILAGASPQLRNMASTGGNLLQRTRCYYFYDASVPCNKRRPGSGCPARSGLNRIHAILGASEQCVATHPSDMCVALAALDAVVHVLGRGGPRTIEFADFHRLPGDAPDRDNQLADDELITYIELPPAGFAEHSHYLKIRDRASYAFALVSVAAALELDGPVIRQARLALGGVAHKPWRDRAVESWLAGQAVSRETFTAAADALLQDAEPLAHNGFKVKLARRAIVRALSEAALVGGTAR, from the coding sequence GTGAATCCCTTCCGCTACAGCAAGCCCGATACGCTGCGGGCGGCCGTGGAACTGTCGAGTGCCCATTCGCGCTTCATCGCTGGCGGCACCAATCTGCTGGACCTGATGAAGGAAAACCTCACCCGCCCCGAGCATCTGATCGATATCACCGGCCTGCCCTTGGCCGACCTCAGCGAAACGCCCTCGGGCGGGGTGATGATCGGCGCGCTGGTGAGCAATGCCGACCTGGCCTGGCATCCTTGGATCGAGCGCCGTTATCCGTTGCTTTCCCAGGCCATCCTCGCCGGTGCTTCGCCGCAGTTGCGCAACATGGCCAGCACGGGTGGCAATCTGTTGCAGCGCACCCGTTGTTACTATTTTTACGACGCCAGCGTGCCCTGCAACAAACGCAGGCCCGGCAGTGGCTGCCCGGCCCGAAGCGGCTTGAATCGGATACACGCGATCCTGGGAGCCAGTGAGCAGTGCGTCGCGACGCATCCCTCAGACATGTGCGTGGCCCTGGCGGCCCTTGATGCGGTGGTCCATGTGCTGGGGCGCGGTGGTCCACGGACCATCGAATTCGCCGACTTCCATCGCCTTCCCGGCGACGCTCCGGACCGGGACAATCAACTGGCCGATGACGAGCTGATCACCTACATCGAGCTGCCGCCCGCCGGTTTCGCCGAACACAGCCATTACCTGAAAATCCGCGACCGGGCGTCCTATGCTTTCGCGCTGGTGTCGGTGGCGGCGGCGCTGGAGCTGGACGGACCGGTGATCCGACAGGCGCGCCTGGCCCTCGGCGGCGTGGCACACAAGCCTTGGCGCGACCGGGCGGTGGAGAGCTGGCTGGCGGGCCAGGCCGTCAGCCGTGAAACCTTCACGGCGGCTGCGGATGCACTGTTGCAGGACGCTGAACCGCTGGCGCACAACGGCTTCAAGGTCAAACTGGCGCGACGGGCGATCGTCCGCGCCTTGAGCGAAGCGGCACTGGTGGGAGGGACCGCCCGATGA
- a CDS encoding (2Fe-2S)-binding protein, with amino-acid sequence MSATLSEATPASFVPHPIRLTLNGAVRELQVLPWTTLLDLLREQLDLVGSKKGCDHGQCGACTVLRDGKRINACLTLAIMCDGAELTTVEGLADGDELHPMQRAFIKHDAFQCGYCTPGQICSAVGLANEGRAQGSAEISELMSGNLCRCGAYNNIRDAIEEALPLCQQTGGES; translated from the coding sequence ATGAGCGCGACTTTGTCCGAAGCGACGCCGGCGTCCTTCGTCCCTCATCCCATACGTCTGACCCTCAATGGCGCGGTGCGCGAGTTGCAGGTGCTGCCCTGGACCACGTTGCTGGACCTGCTGCGCGAGCAGTTGGACCTGGTGGGCAGCAAGAAGGGCTGTGATCACGGCCAGTGCGGTGCCTGCACGGTGCTGCGCGACGGCAAGCGGATCAACGCCTGCCTGACCCTGGCGATAATGTGCGATGGCGCCGAGCTGACCACTGTCGAGGGCTTGGCGGATGGCGATGAATTGCATCCCATGCAACGTGCATTCATCAAGCATGACGCCTTCCAGTGTGGTTACTGCACGCCAGGGCAGATCTGTTCGGCGGTGGGCTTGGCCAACGAGGGCAGGGCGCAGGGCTCGGCTGAAATCAGCGAGCTGATGAGCGGCAATCTCTGCCGGTGCGGTGCCTATAACAACATCCGCGATGCCATTGAAGAAGCCCTGCCGCTCTGCCAGCAGACGGGAGGTGAGTCGTGA